In the genome of Drosophila yakuba strain Tai18E2 chromosome 3R, Prin_Dyak_Tai18E2_2.1, whole genome shotgun sequence, one region contains:
- the LOC6538411 gene encoding putative protein TPRXL, with the protein MAPTICSEKKQLRETRRHHGVATAAISSASTAASTASTASSVSSSSSSSSSSSSSSSSSSVGSSSAAAATQASSVLNHVAKGSMNSMSRRRQARLQRRMPHILARVSSFSTDTSSGVETEVEMDSEQRMQLDEESYSDARIQDLQQQPHSSSDNIKTVLQPTTASGYSSKQNRSARAKNCDREVPLQMEDERDGDSGYEYSQDPIKEQHLYHQNSEGLLSIAIKTIKLVQRNKLLQKRLAELQLETSEFIASVLANPENRQFREKMSPKADAKVSNMLLRH; encoded by the exons ATGGCGCCCACCATATGCTCGGAGAAGAAGCAGCTGCGCGAAACGCGGCGACATCATGGCGTGGCCACAGCCGCCATTTCATCAGCATCCACAGCCGCATCTACCGCATCCACCGCATCCTCggtctcctcctcctcctcgtcttcgtcctcatcatcgtcctcgtcctcatcctcgtccgTGGGCTCCTCATCTGCAGCTGCCGCCACACAAGCCAGTTCGGTGCTTAACCATG TGGCCAAAGGTTCGATGAACTCGATGAGTCGCCGTCGCCAGGCGCGATTGCAGCGCAGGATGCCTCACATCCTTGCCCGCGTATCCTCCTTCTCCACAGACACGAGCAGCGGCGTGGAAACGGAGGTGGAGATGGACTCCGAGCAGAGGATGCAGCTGGACGAGGAGAGCTACTCGGATGCCAGGATTCAGGATctgcagcaacagccacaTTCCAGCAGCGATAACATCAAGACAGTATTACAGCCGACGACGGCTAGCGGGTATAGTAGCAAACAGAACCGATCGGCCAGGGCCAAAAACTGTGATCGGGAGGTGCCGCTCCAGATGGAGGATGAGCGCGATGGCGACAGTGGGTACGAGTACAGTCAGGATCCCATTAAGGAGCAGCACTTGTACCATCAGAATAGCGAGGGCCTGTTGTCCATTGCCATCAAGACTATCAAGCTGGTGCAACGCAACAAGCTGTTGCAAAAGCGATTGGCCGAACTGCAGCTGGAGACCTCGGAGTTCATTGCCTCGGTGCTGGCCAATCCGGAAAATCGCCAATTCCGGGAAAAAATGTCGCCAAAGGCCGATGCCAAGGTCAGCAACATGCTGCTGCGCCACTAA
- the LOC26535731 gene encoding uncharacterized protein LOC26535731 yields MELEVVKSLEEIAACAKLQLNEIDLISRTSKCGKSVLEIFDVDEKVSFSSDGGEEEVDIELERSEQSDDRQEKMAHEIDCLIRQIERMQMAIRKRQLKKSSEQVSEEFPGQETETLTECQVRCKQRENQENYIEANVNPKHQPLCGNELLEARSLRQAHNRIQQQIDEVICRYRKLREIIFEMRKRIRCMEGNLIDLNSKAEKYIVWFGEVAKEMNVCKERYNYLLEAKMSRREALKTDQVHTARFLKYNAAYVTKTRLKREIAEFIDEVKDIETLMGELHKELDRNMALFEIPRTNSLDNPAAFLASMAWTVRLSDEFRKSGIKLKDGVN; encoded by the coding sequence ATGGAACTCGAGGTAGTTAAGAGTTTAGAGGAAATTGCTGCATGTGCCAAgttgcaattaaatgaaatcgATCTCATCTCCCGAACATCGAAATGTGGAAAAAGTGTTTTAGAGATTTTCGACGTTGATGAGAAGGTCAGTTTCTCATCCGATGGAGGTGAGGAGGAAGTGGATATTGAACTTGAGCGTTCAGAGCAGTCCGATGATAGACAAGAGAAAATGGCACACGAAATTGACTGTTTGATTCGACAGATTGAGCGAATGCAAATGGCAATTAGGAAACGTCAACTTAAGAAGAGTAGCGAACAGGTCAGTGAGGAATTTCCAGGACAAGAAACGGAAACCCTGACCGAGTGTCAAGTTAGATGTAAACAGAGGGAAAATCAGGAAAATTACATTGAAGCCAATGTAAATCCGAAACACCAACCGCTGTGCGGCAATGAGTTATTGGAAGCAAGGAGTCTTCGTCAGGCCCACAATCGCATTCAACAACAAATAGACGAAGTGATCTGCAGGTATAGAAAGCTCCGCGAAATCATCTTTGAAATGCGGAAAAGGATTCGCTGCATGGAAGGCAATCTTATTGACTTAAATTCGAAAGCCGAGAAATATATAGTTTGGTTCGGCGAAGTTGCCAAGGAAATGAATGTGTGCAAGGAGCGTTATAATTACCTACTCGAAGCCAAGATGTCCAGAAGGGAAGCATTAAAAACAGACCAAGTTCATACCGCCCGATTCCTTAAATATAATGCTGCTTATGTTACCAAAACTCGTCTAAAACGCGAAATCGCTGAGTTCATTGACGAGGTAAAGGATATTGAGACTCTAATGGGTGAGCTGCACAAAGAACTGGATAGGAATATGGCTCTCTTCGAAATACCACGCACTAATTCGCTGGATAATCCAGCCGCGTTTCTAGCTTCCATGGCTTGGACAGTTAGACTGTCCGATGAGTTCCGGAAATCAGGAATAAAACTTAAAGACGGTGTCAATTAG
- the LOC6538410 gene encoding glucose dehydrogenase [FAD, quinone], translating to MRVCGVLLFCLLSFQVTRCQLLVDLARDFETSLLNNRIPDTTRFLPEYDFIIVGAGSAGCVMANRLSEISSASVLLLEAGDQETFISDVPLTAALTQMTRYNWGYKAEPTEHACQGLKGGVCNWPKGRGVGGTSLINFMLYTRGHRRDYDEWATANNSGWSYDELLPYFRKSERIGIPELYKSPYHGRNGQLDVQYTDYRSQLLKAFLKSGREMGYEITDPNGEHLMGFARSQATIRNGRRCSTSKAFIQPVVHRKNLHISMKSWVTRLIIDPITKTATGVEFVKQRQRYVVRARKEVILSAGTIASPQLLMLSGIGPAEHLGEHNITVMQDLPVGYNLQDHITLNGLVFVVNDSTVNDARLLNPSDIFRYIFAGQGPYTIPGGAEAFAFVRTPSSKFAKDYPDMELVLGAGSLSGDRFGTMRNLLGITDEFYDYMFGDLQNKETFGLVPVLLRPKSRGRISLRSRNPFHWPRMEPNFMQHPDDVRAMIEGIEMILKLSRSKPMVKMGTRFHDRPFPGCEHLKFASEEYWKCCLRRYGSSLQHQSGTCKMGPATDNTSVVDAQLRIHGIRGLRVVDASVLPNVPAGHTNAIVIMVAEKAADMIKDAWRMPITPLSS from the exons ATGAGAGTCTGTGGAGTGCTGCTTTTTTGCCTGTTGTCTTTTCAAGTCACCAGGTGCCAACTTCTTGTTGACCTGGCTCGTGATTTCGAGACTTCCCTGCTGAACAATAGGATCCCGGACACCACACGATTCCTGCCGGAATATGACTTCATCATCGTGGGCGCCGGAAGCGCTGGATGTGTGATGGCCAATCGGCTGAGCGAGATATCCTCGGCGAGTGTCCTGCTCCTGGAGGCCGGTGATCAGGAGACCTTCATCAGCGACGTTCCGCTGACGGCGGCTCTCACCCAAATGACTCGGTATAATTGGGGCTACAAGGCGGAGCCCACGGAGCACGCCTGTCAAGGATTAAAGGGCGGCGTTTGCAACTGGCCCAAGGGGCGTGGCGTGGGTGGCACCAGTCTGATCAACTTTATGTTATATACACGTGGTCATCGAAGGGATTATGATGAGTGGGCGACGGCCAACAACTCAGGTTGGTCCTACGACGAATTGCTGCCCTACTTTCGAAAATCGGAGAGGATTGGCATCCCGGAGCTGTATAAATCCCCCTATCATGGACGCAATGGCCAGTTGGATGTGCAGTATACGGACTACAGGTCGCAACTCTTGAAAGCTTTTCTGAAATCAGGCAGGGAAATGGGCTACGAAATTACGGATCCAAATGGAGAGCACCTCATGGGATTTGCCAGGTCGCAGGCCACCATCCGGAATGGCAGGCGGTGCAGTACGAGCAAGGCTTTCATACAGCCAGTTGTGCATCGAAAGAACCTTCATATCTCCATGAAAAGTTGGGTCACGCGACTGATTATCGATCCGATCACCAAAACTGCCACTGGAGTGGAGTTCGTGAAGCAACGCCAGCGTTACGTCGTGCGGGCCAGAAAAGAGGTGATTCTCTCAGCTGGCACCATTGCCAGTCCCCAGCTTCTCATGTTATCCGGAATCGGACCAGCGGAGCACCTTGGGGAGCACAATATAACAGTAATGCAGGATCTGCCAGTGGGTTACAACTTGCAGGATCACATAACACTTAATGGCCTTGTGTTTGTGGTCAATGATTCGACGGTAAACGATGCTCGACTGCTGAATCCCTCGGACATATTCAGGTACATCTTCGCTGGACAGGGACCATATACCATTCCAGGGGGAGCTGaggcttttgcttttgtgcGAACTCCCAGCTCCAAGTTTG CGAAGGACTATCCTGATATGGAACTGGTATTAGGAGCCGGATCCTTAAGTGGAGATCGCTTTGGCACCATGCGAAATTTGCTGGGCATCACCGACGAGTTTTACGACTACATGTTTGGAGATCTGCAAAACAAGGAGACCTTTGGCCTGGTTCCAGTGCTCCTGCGTCCCAAAAGTCGGGGCAGAATATCGCTGCGTAGTCGCAATCCATTCCACTGGCCCCGAATGGAGCCCAATTTCATGCAGCATCCCGACGATGTGAGGGCAATGATCGAGGGAATCGAAATG ATTCTCAAGCTCTCCAGATCGAAGCCTATGGTGAAGATGGGCACTCGTTTCCATGACCGCCCATTTCCGGGCTGTGAGCACCTGAAGTTCGCCAGCGAGGAGTACTGGAAATGCTGCTTAAGAAGATATGGTTCCAGCTTGCAGCATCAATCGGGCACCTGCAAAATGGGTCCTGCAACGGATAATACCTCAGTGGTGGATGCCCAACTGCGGATCCACGGTATCCGTGGATTGCGTGTTGTGGATGCTTCGGTGTTACCCAATGTCCCAGCTGGTCACACAAATGCCATTGTGATCATGGTCGCAGAAAAGGCGGCGGATATGATCAAGGATGCCTGGCGCATGCCGATCACTCCCTTGAGCTCATAA